The following coding sequences are from one Stegostoma tigrinum isolate sSteTig4 chromosome 11, sSteTig4.hap1, whole genome shotgun sequence window:
- the LOC125460270 gene encoding tumor suppressor candidate 2-like → MGGSSSKGRTFWPFGSGAVSDSAKGVGEQSLTRYKGSRLGATPFVFSRRSSMYYDEDGDLAHEFYEETFVTKNGRKKAKLKRIHKNLIPQGMVKLDHPRIHVDFPVVLCEV, encoded by the exons ATGGGCGGCAGCAGTTCCAAAGGCCGCACCTTCTGGCCCTTCGGATCGGGCGCCGTCAGCGACTCGGCCAAAGGCGTCGGCGAGCAGAGCCTGACCCGGTACAAGGGCAGCCGGCTCGGGGCTACTCCTTTCGTCTTTAGCCGCCGGAG CTCGATGTATTATGATGAAGATGGTGATTTGGCTCATGAATTCTATGAAGAAACATTTGTCACAAAGAATGGAAGGAAAAAAGCTAAACTGAAAAGAATTCATAAAAATTTAATACCTCAG GGGATGGTTAAACTGGACCACccacgaatccatgttgacttccCAGTGGTTTTATGTGAGGTGTGA